Part of the Sphingomonadaceae bacterium OTU29LAMAA1 genome, GTGGTTGGTTGCTGTGATGGCAATGGTCTGCACGCTGACGGTCCTTGGGTTGGGCTTCAGGATCGCGATGCCACAGAGCCTCATTCCGTTAGTCGGCTTGACCTGCCTCTTATCGGTGATGCTGGTCGGGAAGGTGCGGAACCGGCCTTCGCTATACGAAGGTGCGGCGGCCTTCCTGCAGATGACGCTATTTACGCTGATCGGCGTCGTTCTGTCTTATGGCCTGGCGGCCCGTGCCGGACCGCTGTGGGACAGGCAATTCATTGTCTTGGACCGGGCAATGGGTTTCGATTGGCCGTTCCTCTTTGCCGCAGCGGATCGCCTCCCGGTCGCGCTTTGGATCGGCGGACTGGCGTACCATAGCCTCACACTACAGATGGTCGCCTGCATCCTGGTGTTGAGCGCGACCAGCCAGGTGGACAGGTTGCGCACTGCGGTGACCGCCGCGATTGCGAGCGGCTTCGTTACAATACTGATCTCCGGTCTGATGCCGGCACTCGGCAACGTTTTCGACCCCGGGCTTTACATCCACCTTTGGCCATCCGTCGCCTGGAGGGAGCAAGGCATGCTCGTCGGACTTCGCGACGGAAGCTGGCGCACAATCGATCTCACGCAGATGATGGGCATCGTCACCTTCCCCAGCTACCACGCTACCCTGCCCATCATCCTGACTTGGGCGGTCGGCAAGACCTCTTGGTGCCGCATCATCGCCCCGATCTGGGCAACCGTCACGATTTTCGCCACGCCACTATTCGGCGGTCACTACGCTGTCGATGTGCTTGCAGGTGCAGCTCTGGCCGTACTGGCGCTGTGGATTGCACCGACGTTTTCTTCCGTTGCGGCGTCCTTGAATGGATTCAGTGTTTCAGCGACCGGCTCTTTAGCTGTCATCGTTCGTTCTGTCCGGAGATGGCCTGCCGCTCGAACTGCGATGCGGGAGGAATAATCCGGAGCCGATAATGCAATGGTCTGAGAAGCTCGCTCTGGTTGTAGGCATGGTTGTGTTCATGGAATGCTTCGCGTGGGCGACGCACAAATACGTGATGCATGGATGGGGGTGGGGTTGGCATCGCTCTCACCATGAAACTCGATCTGGCGTGTTCGAGAAGAACGACCTGTACGCTCTGAGTTTCGCCGCCATTGTCATCGGCATGTTCGTCGCCGGCCTGCGGTGGGAGCCGCTTTGGTGGTGCGCGCTCGGTATCACAATCTACGGTGGCATCTATGCATTCGTGCACGACATCATGGTGCACCAGCGTTTCGGCATGCGGTGGGTGCCACGACGCGGCTATTCAAAGCGGCTGCTGCAGGCGCATCGCCTCCATCACGCGGTAAAGGGGAAGGACGGGGGCGTCAGCTTCGGTTTCTTGTTCGCACCGGATCCCGCGAAGCTGAAGCGCCGACTGGCGGAGCGCGTAGAACAATGATTCGCCGTCGCGACGGCTCTGTCCTCAGCCTATTGCTTGCGCTTCTCATCGGGGCGGCGTGGACGACGATCCACGTCGTCGGCATCTTCGTTTGGGAATGGAGTGCCGCATCTGCGGTTGCGGCGGTGGTGCTGGTCCTGTTGCAGGCGTGGCTGAGCACCGGCCTTTTCATCATCGCGCACGACTGCATGCACGGTTCATTCGCTCCCGGGCGTCCAACGATGAACACTGTGGTCGGCACGATCTGTCTGGGCGCGTACGCCGGCCTGTCTTACGGAGTGCTCTACCCCAAACATCACGCCCATCACGCGGCGCCCGGAACGGACGCTGATCCCGACTTCAACCCTACCGGACCGTGCAATGCATGGTCTTGGTTCATACGATTTTTCACCGGCTATTACACTCACGCACAGATCGCGCGCATCACAGTCGCAGCGATCATCTACATGCTGCTCGGTGCCTCGCTTGTGAACATCATTGTATTCTGGGCCATCCCTGCGCTCGTCGCGCTAGCTCAGCTTTTCCTGTTCGGGACCTATCTGCCCCATCGGCATGAGGCGACGCCGTTCGCCGATGCGCACAACGCTCGGGGAAACGGCTATTCGCCACTTGGCGCCCTCGCTACCTGCTTCAACTTCGGAACGTACCACCACGAACATCATCTCAGCCCAATGACCCCGTGGTGGGGGCTGCCGCACGTGCAGCGGTCATCTGAACGCTTCGTCGATCCGGGCGGCGGCGCTCGCGGCCCCGCCGGCGGCCTTCATTTCAACGGATAAACTAGCCGCCACACGGCGATAGCTTGGATCCGACATGACGCGCGTCAACTTTGCGGCCAGGCTGCGAACCGTGACGAAGCCGGGTGACGCGAC contains:
- a CDS encoding phosphatase PAP2 family protein, which encodes MAMVCTLTVLGLGFRIAMPQSLIPLVGLTCLLSVMLVGKVRNRPSLYEGAAAFLQMTLFTLIGVVLSYGLAARAGPLWDRQFIVLDRAMGFDWPFLFAAADRLPVALWIGGLAYHSLTLQMVACILVLSATSQVDRLRTAVTAAIASGFVTILISGLMPALGNVFDPGLYIHLWPSVAWREQGMLVGLRDGSWRTIDLTQMMGIVTFPSYHATLPIILTWAVGKTSWCRIIAPIWATVTIFATPLFGGHYAVDVLAGAALAVLALWIAPTFSSVAASLNGFSVSATGSLAVIVRSVRRWPAARTAMREE
- a CDS encoding sterol desaturase family protein, with product MQWSEKLALVVGMVVFMECFAWATHKYVMHGWGWGWHRSHHETRSGVFEKNDLYALSFAAIVIGMFVAGLRWEPLWWCALGITIYGGIYAFVHDIMVHQRFGMRWVPRRGYSKRLLQAHRLHHAVKGKDGGVSFGFLFAPDPAKLKRRLAERVEQ
- a CDS encoding fatty acid desaturase yields the protein MIRRRDGSVLSLLLALLIGAAWTTIHVVGIFVWEWSAASAVAAVVLVLLQAWLSTGLFIIAHDCMHGSFAPGRPTMNTVVGTICLGAYAGLSYGVLYPKHHAHHAAPGTDADPDFNPTGPCNAWSWFIRFFTGYYTHAQIARITVAAIIYMLLGASLVNIIVFWAIPALVALAQLFLFGTYLPHRHEATPFADAHNARGNGYSPLGALATCFNFGTYHHEHHLSPMTPWWGLPHVQRSSERFVDPGGGARGPAGGLHFNG